A part of Streptomyces sp. SLBN-31 genomic DNA contains:
- a CDS encoding protein kinase family protein, whose protein sequence is MAERSTAAVDVADNSGDEPLTAEADQSTADGVAQNRERDTDIDEAQGSGGTEGSGKASTPELHSGHKLARRYRLEECVTRLDGFSSWRAVDEKLRRAVGVHILPADHARARSVLAAARSAALLGDPRFVQVLDAVEENDLVYVVHEWLPDATEMTTLLASGPLEPYDAYQMVSQISAAMAAAHREGLAHLRLNPNAVLRTSSGQWRIRGLAVNAALRGISSETPQRTDTEAIGALLYAALTQRWPYESDAYGLSGLPKDVGLIAPDQVRAGVHRGLSELSMRALVNDGATASRHESACTTPEELVKAIGEMPRIRPPEPTFTAPPEYQRTTYQQGTYGRPAPHPGATQPVPAPPAPLQSRTGKALKWAVSALLIAALGLGSWQLAEVLMDNGSKNDDTNKTQTTDGNDKNSGKTKPAKPLKIQSAQEYVAKGDAQHPGDVGKTYDSDSSTYWRTASYKDGPDMNPVFKPGVGIVYDLGSEQEVSGASIGLLFGGDHTTVTLYATDSMSSSVPLTQMKKLGSVKTTATTAKVKVAKPVKSRYVLVWFTALPYAQGDTYSNAGYKQAVTDLKFTG, encoded by the coding sequence GTGGCGGAACGGAGCACGGCTGCCGTCGACGTGGCAGACAACAGCGGCGATGAGCCGCTGACCGCGGAGGCGGACCAGTCCACGGCCGACGGGGTGGCCCAGAACCGGGAGCGGGACACGGACATCGACGAGGCACAGGGGAGTGGCGGGACCGAAGGTTCCGGGAAAGCCTCAACGCCCGAGCTGCACAGCGGGCACAAGCTCGCCAGACGGTACCGGCTCGAGGAGTGCGTCACCCGTCTGGACGGATTCAGCAGTTGGCGGGCCGTCGACGAGAAACTGCGTCGCGCCGTCGGCGTTCACATCCTGCCCGCGGACCACGCGCGGGCCCGTTCCGTCCTCGCCGCCGCCCGTTCCGCGGCACTCCTCGGCGACCCGCGCTTCGTCCAGGTCCTCGACGCCGTCGAGGAGAACGACCTCGTCTACGTCGTCCACGAGTGGCTGCCCGACGCCACCGAGATGACCACGCTCCTGGCCTCCGGACCGCTGGAGCCGTACGACGCCTACCAGATGGTCAGCCAGATCTCCGCCGCCATGGCCGCGGCGCACCGTGAGGGCCTGGCCCATCTGCGCCTGAACCCCAACGCCGTGCTGCGGACGTCGAGCGGCCAGTGGCGCATCCGCGGCCTCGCGGTCAACGCCGCCCTGCGCGGCATCAGTTCCGAGACCCCGCAGCGCACCGACACCGAGGCCATCGGCGCCCTGCTGTACGCGGCGCTCACCCAGCGCTGGCCGTACGAGAGCGACGCCTACGGTCTGTCCGGGCTGCCCAAGGACGTCGGCCTGATCGCGCCCGACCAGGTGCGGGCCGGTGTCCACCGCGGCCTGTCCGAGCTGTCGATGCGCGCCCTCGTCAACGACGGGGCGACCGCCTCCCGACACGAGTCCGCGTGCACGACGCCGGAGGAACTGGTGAAGGCGATCGGCGAGATGCCCCGCATCCGCCCGCCGGAGCCGACGTTCACCGCACCGCCGGAGTACCAGCGCACGACGTACCAGCAGGGCACCTACGGCCGGCCGGCGCCCCACCCCGGCGCCACCCAGCCGGTCCCGGCTCCCCCGGCGCCCCTGCAGAGCCGCACCGGCAAGGCACTGAAGTGGGCCGTCTCGGCCCTCCTCATCGCCGCGCTGGGTCTTGGCAGTTGGCAGCTCGCCGAAGTCCTCATGGACAACGGCAGCAAGAACGACGACACCAACAAGACGCAGACGACGGACGGGAACGACAAGAACAGCGGCAAGACCAAGCCGGCCAAGCCCCTCAAGATCCAGAGCGCTCAGGAGTACGTCGCCAAGGGCGACGCCCAGCACCCGGGTGACGTCGGGAAGACGTACGACAGCGACAGCTCCACGTACTGGCGCACCGCCAGCTACAAGGACGGCCCGGACATGAACCCGGTCTTCAAGCCGGGCGTCGGCATCGTCTACGACCTCGGCTCGGAGCAGGAGGTCTCGGGCGCGTCGATAGGGCTTCTGTTCGGCGGCGACCACACGACGGTCACGCTGTATGCCACCGATTCGATGAGCTCGTCGGTTCCGCTCACCCAGATGAAGAAACTGGGGTCGGTGAAGACCACGGCCACCACCGCCAAGGTGAAGGTCGCCAAGCCGGTGAAGAGCCGGTACGTGCTGGTGTGGTTCACCGCCCTGCCGTACGCCCAGGGCGACACCTACAGCAACGCGGGTTACAAGCAGGCCGTGACAGACCTCAAGTTCACCGGCTGA
- the trxA gene encoding thioredoxin, whose amino-acid sequence MADLKNVTDDSFEQDVLKSDKPVLVDFWAAWCGPCRQIAPSLEAIAKEYGDKIEVVKLNIDENPGTAAKYGVMSIPTLNVYQGGEVAKTIVGAKPKAAIVRDLEDFIAE is encoded by the coding sequence GTGGCCGACCTGAAGAACGTGACCGACGACTCCTTCGAGCAGGACGTCCTCAAGAGCGACAAGCCCGTCCTGGTGGACTTCTGGGCCGCCTGGTGCGGTCCGTGCCGCCAGATCGCTCCGTCGCTCGAGGCGATCGCCAAGGAGTACGGCGACAAGATCGAGGTCGTCAAGCTGAACATCGACGAGAACCCGGGTACGGCCGCCAAGTACGGCGTCATGTCCATCCCGACGCTGAACGTCTACCAGGGTGGCGAGGTCGCCAAGACCATCGTCGGTGCCAAGCCGAAGGCCGCGATCGTCCGCGACCTCGAGGACTTCATCGCCGAGTGA
- the trxB gene encoding thioredoxin-disulfide reductase, with amino-acid sequence MSDVRNVIIIGSGPAGYTAALYTARASLKPLVFEGAVTAGGALMNTTEVENFPGFQDGIMGPELMDNMRAQAERFGAELIPDDVVSVDLTGDIKTVTDTAGTVHKAKAVIVTTGSQHRKLGLPNEDALSGRGVSWCATCDGFFFKDQDIAVIGGGDTAMEEATFLSRFAKSVTIVHRRDTLRASKAMQERAFADPKIKFVWDSEVAEIQGEQKLSGLKLRNLKTGELSDLAVTGLFIAIGHDPRTELFKGQLDLDEEGYLKVASPSTRTNMTGVFAAGDVVDHTYRQAITAAGTGCSSALDAERFLAALADEEQAEPEKTAV; translated from the coding sequence GTGAGCGACGTCCGTAACGTGATCATCATCGGCTCCGGGCCCGCCGGCTACACGGCGGCGCTCTACACCGCGCGCGCGTCGCTGAAGCCGCTGGTCTTCGAGGGCGCAGTCACCGCCGGCGGTGCGCTCATGAACACCACCGAGGTGGAGAACTTCCCCGGCTTCCAGGACGGCATCATGGGCCCCGAGCTCATGGACAACATGCGAGCCCAGGCCGAGCGCTTCGGCGCCGAACTCATCCCGGACGACGTCGTCTCCGTCGACCTGACCGGTGACATCAAGACTGTCACGGACACCGCCGGCACCGTGCACAAGGCGAAGGCCGTCATCGTCACCACCGGCTCGCAGCACCGCAAGCTCGGTCTGCCGAACGAGGACGCGCTCTCCGGCCGCGGTGTCTCCTGGTGCGCCACCTGTGACGGCTTCTTCTTCAAGGACCAGGACATCGCCGTGATCGGCGGCGGAGACACCGCGATGGAGGAGGCCACCTTCCTCTCGCGCTTCGCCAAGTCCGTCACGATCGTCCACCGCCGCGACACCCTGCGCGCCTCCAAGGCGATGCAGGAGCGTGCGTTCGCCGACCCGAAGATCAAGTTCGTGTGGGACAGCGAGGTCGCCGAGATCCAGGGCGAGCAGAAGCTGTCGGGCCTGAAGCTGCGCAACCTCAAGACCGGCGAGCTGAGCGACCTGGCGGTCACCGGCCTGTTCATCGCGATCGGCCACGACCCGCGCACCGAACTCTTCAAGGGCCAGCTCGACCTGGACGAGGAGGGCTACCTCAAGGTCGCCTCCCCCTCGACCCGCACCAACATGACCGGTGTGTTCGCCGCCGGTGACGTCGTCGACCACACCTACCGCCAGGCGATCACCGCCGCGGGCACCGGCTGCTCCTCCGCTCTCGACGCCGAGCGCTTCCTCGCCGCCCTCGCGGACGAGGAGCAGGCCGAGCCCGAGAAGACCGCTGTCTGA
- the sigM gene encoding RNA polymerase sigma factor SigM, with translation MADDTAYGDASDQDLLARHVKGDPDAFGELVRRHRDRLWAVALRTLGDREEAADAVQDALVSAYRAAHTFRGQSAVTTWLHRITVNACLDRARKVASRKTSPVDDTERLEQLLEPHEEASAPAERNDLHRQLLEALGTLPPDQRAALVLVDMQGYPVAEAARVLDVPTGTVKSRCARGRARLLPLLTHLRPERAGGGKEPGEERNRTQGTSVPPAAGQPTAGPRDTGPSDPAAVKGGGGRA, from the coding sequence ATGGCAGATGACACCGCATACGGCGACGCGAGCGATCAGGATCTCCTGGCCCGCCATGTGAAAGGCGACCCGGACGCCTTCGGTGAACTCGTGCGGCGGCACCGTGATCGCCTCTGGGCGGTCGCCCTGCGCACGCTGGGCGACCGCGAGGAGGCCGCTGACGCCGTCCAGGACGCCCTCGTCTCCGCCTACCGGGCCGCCCACACCTTCCGCGGCCAGTCGGCCGTCACGACCTGGCTGCACCGGATCACGGTGAACGCCTGCCTCGACCGCGCCCGGAAGGTCGCCTCCCGCAAGACCTCCCCCGTCGACGACACCGAGCGGCTGGAGCAGCTGCTGGAGCCGCACGAGGAGGCCTCGGCCCCGGCCGAACGCAACGATCTGCACCGTCAACTGCTGGAAGCCCTCGGCACCCTGCCGCCCGACCAGCGTGCCGCCCTCGTCCTCGTGGACATGCAGGGATACCCGGTCGCCGAGGCCGCCCGCGTGCTCGACGTCCCCACCGGCACGGTGAAGAGCCGCTGCGCACGCGGCCGAGCCAGACTCCTGCCGCTCCTCACCCATCTGCGGCCGGAACGCGCCGGTGGCGGAAAGGAACCGGGCGAGGAGCGGAACCGGACCCAGGGGACATCCGTCCCACCGGCAGCGGGACAGCCGACTGCCGGCCCCCGTGATACCGGGCCGAGCGATCCAGCTGCTGTGAAGGGCGGAGGTGGGCGAGCGTGA
- a CDS encoding anti-sigma factor, producing MTSTTDMAGHPDVTEISDLTEGLLPPSRTADIRRHLDECELCADVYVSLEEIRGLLGSLPGPTHMPADVAGRIDAALAAEALLNATAPEAEDFTSPATASRPDADADDSAHVSRETSVAADRPSGHARSSSTGPGRKDRKRGGRRRIAVLGGVFAVAALGLGSVLVATFDDGKPSGEKGRQTTAADTFSDKKLGQQVSDLLSKGHSGRGSVAPHNSVGIQGGPSIMSPKLDRALTVPSCVLKGIGRNDAALATEEGVYKGADVLLVVLSDPSDSNRVNAYLVETSCVTHPSSAKAKVVLTHSYAKP from the coding sequence GTGACATCCACGACGGACATGGCCGGGCACCCGGACGTCACCGAGATCTCCGACCTCACCGAGGGCCTGCTCCCGCCGTCCCGGACCGCCGACATCCGACGCCATCTGGACGAGTGCGAGCTCTGCGCGGACGTATACGTGTCGCTGGAGGAGATCCGGGGGCTGCTCGGCAGCCTGCCCGGTCCGACCCACATGCCCGCCGACGTCGCCGGGCGCATCGACGCCGCACTCGCCGCCGAGGCGCTGCTGAACGCCACGGCGCCCGAGGCGGAGGACTTCACGTCGCCCGCCACCGCATCCCGGCCGGATGCCGACGCCGACGACAGCGCTCATGTTTCACGTGAAACATCGGTGGCTGCCGACCGCCCGTCCGGCCACGCGCGCTCGTCGTCGACCGGGCCGGGCCGCAAGGACCGCAAACGCGGCGGGCGCCGCAGGATCGCCGTCCTCGGCGGCGTTTTCGCCGTCGCCGCTCTCGGACTCGGTTCGGTCCTGGTCGCCACCTTCGACGACGGCAAACCCAGCGGGGAAAAGGGTCGGCAGACCACCGCAGCCGACACCTTCTCCGACAAGAAGCTGGGGCAGCAGGTCTCGGACCTTCTGTCCAAGGGGCACTCCGGGCGGGGTTCCGTCGCCCCGCACAACAGCGTCGGCATCCAGGGCGGTCCCAGCATCATGTCGCCGAAGCTGGACCGGGCGCTCACGGTGCCCTCCTGCGTCCTGAAGGGGATCGGACGCAACGACGCCGCGCTGGCCACCGAGGAGGGCGTCTACAAGGGGGCCGACGTCCTGCTGGTGGTGCTCTCCGACCCGTCCGACAGCAACAGGGTGAACGCGTACCTCGTGGAGACGTCCTGCGTGACCCATCCGTCGTCGGCCAAGGCCAAGGTTGTGCTGACGCACTCCTACGCCAAGCCGTAG